The Pseudosulfitobacter pseudonitzschiae genome includes a region encoding these proteins:
- the mnmE gene encoding tRNA uridine-5-carboxymethylaminomethyl(34) synthesis GTPase MnmE translates to MDTIFALATAQGRAGVAVVRVSGPLAHRVGAQLCGDIPDAGSFAVRAVRADSELLDRALVLTFAAPHSFTGEDVIEFHLHGSIAIIQRVLTVLGQFDGARLAEPGEFTRRALENGKMDLAQVEGLADLIDAETEFQRAQAMQTVEGALSKVVEDWRRRLIHAASLLEVTIDFADEDVPVDVAPEVSDLLADVIAQASDEVSRSYVSERVRVGFEVAIVGLPNVGKSTLLNALAGRDAAITSEFAGTTRDVIEVRMDLDGLPVTFLDTAGLRDSDDHVESIGIKRAISRAKKADLRVFLTDDASELPLEPLPQDLVIAPKADLRTDGTGVSGVTGAGLTDLVQAVKAVFSGMVAHVGLTSRARHRTSLQSAVEALEQASLLVKQGPEVYDLAAEELRTAIRSLEFLVGRIDVENLLDEIFSSFCLGK, encoded by the coding sequence ATGGATACGATTTTCGCCCTTGCAACTGCACAGGGCCGCGCGGGCGTGGCCGTGGTGCGTGTGTCGGGTCCATTGGCGCACCGTGTTGGCGCGCAGTTGTGCGGTGACATTCCCGACGCAGGAAGCTTTGCCGTGCGTGCGGTGCGCGCGGATAGTGAATTACTGGACCGTGCTCTGGTTCTGACTTTTGCAGCCCCGCACAGCTTCACGGGCGAGGACGTGATAGAATTCCATTTGCATGGCAGTATTGCGATCATCCAAAGGGTGCTGACTGTTCTGGGTCAGTTCGATGGCGCAAGATTGGCCGAACCGGGCGAGTTTACCCGCCGCGCTCTTGAAAACGGAAAGATGGACTTGGCTCAAGTCGAGGGTTTGGCAGATCTGATAGATGCCGAAACCGAATTTCAGCGGGCACAGGCGATGCAAACCGTTGAGGGCGCATTGAGCAAGGTCGTCGAAGACTGGCGTAGGCGGCTGATTCACGCGGCGTCTCTTTTAGAGGTCACAATAGATTTTGCCGATGAAGACGTGCCAGTGGATGTGGCCCCCGAGGTGTCCGATCTGCTTGCGGATGTGATCGCGCAAGCCTCGGATGAGGTATCGCGGTCGTATGTGTCCGAGCGTGTTCGCGTCGGGTTTGAAGTGGCGATTGTTGGTCTTCCGAATGTGGGAAAATCTACACTTCTCAATGCGTTAGCGGGGCGTGACGCTGCAATTACCTCAGAATTTGCGGGCACAACGCGTGATGTCATCGAAGTGCGGATGGATCTGGATGGTTTGCCGGTAACGTTTCTGGATACGGCTGGTTTGCGGGACAGCGACGATCATGTGGAATCTATCGGGATCAAGCGGGCAATATCGCGTGCAAAGAAAGCTGACTTGCGTGTGTTCCTGACCGATGATGCGTCAGAGTTGCCCTTGGAACCTTTACCCCAAGATTTAGTGATCGCGCCAAAGGCGGATTTACGAACTGACGGGACCGGAGTTTCTGGTGTCACGGGCGCAGGTTTGACTGATCTAGTACAAGCCGTTAAGGCCGTATTTTCAGGAATGGTTGCGCATGTTGGCCTGACATCGCGTGCCAGACATCGTACATCGCTGCAATCCGCCGTCGAAGCGTTGGAACAAGCGTCGTTGCTCGTCAAGCAGGGGCCAGAGGTTTATGATCTGGCAGCGGAAGAATTGCGCACTGCGATTCGAAGCCTCGAGTTCCTAGTTGGACGAATCGATGTAGAAAATTTGCTGGATGAAATCTTTTCCAGTTTTTGCTTGGGTAAGTGA
- the rho gene encoding transcription termination factor Rho, translated as MTTETTEINECLTLAELKANSPKDLLAMAEELEIENASTMRKGEMMFQILRERADEGWDVSGDGVLEVLQDGFGFLRSPEANYLSGPDDIYVSPEMIRKYSLRTGDTIDGGIRAPDNDERYFALTDVANINFEDPEKARHKIAFDNLTPLYPDERLTMETDEPTTKDRSARIIDLVSPIGKGQRSLIVAPPRTGKTVLLQNIANSIERNHPECYLIVLLIDERPEEVTDMQRSVKGEVISSTFDEPATRHVAVSEMVIEKAKRLVEHKRDVVILLDSITRLGRAFNTVVPSSGKVLTGGVDANALQRPKRFFGAARNIEEGGSLTIIATALIDTGSRMDEVIFEEFKGTGNSEIVLDRKIADKRVFPAIDILKSGTRKEELLVDKIDLAKTFVLRRILNPMGTTDAIEFLISKLKQTKTNSDFFDSMNT; from the coding sequence ATGACAACCGAAACAACTGAGATAAACGAATGTCTGACTCTGGCCGAGTTGAAAGCCAATAGCCCCAAAGATCTGCTAGCGATGGCCGAAGAGCTTGAGATCGAGAATGCTTCGACCATGCGCAAAGGCGAGATGATGTTCCAAATCTTGCGTGAACGCGCGGACGAAGGCTGGGACGTGTCTGGTGATGGCGTGTTGGAAGTGCTGCAAGACGGTTTTGGATTTTTGCGCTCGCCCGAGGCGAACTATCTGTCCGGCCCCGATGACATCTATGTCTCGCCCGAAATGATCCGTAAATATTCGCTGCGCACCGGTGATACCATTGATGGTGGAATTCGTGCTCCTGACAATGACGAACGCTATTTTGCGCTGACAGATGTGGCAAACATCAACTTTGAAGACCCTGAAAAGGCGCGTCACAAGATTGCCTTTGACAACCTGACGCCGTTGTACCCCGATGAGCGTCTGACGATGGAAACCGACGAGCCCACGACCAAAGACCGGTCGGCGCGGATCATTGATCTGGTTTCGCCCATTGGTAAAGGTCAGCGTTCGTTGATCGTGGCACCGCCGCGCACAGGTAAAACAGTGCTGTTGCAAAACATCGCCAACAGCATCGAACGCAATCACCCCGAATGCTATCTGATTGTTCTGCTGATTGATGAGCGGCCGGAAGAGGTCACCGACATGCAGCGTTCGGTCAAGGGCGAAGTTATCAGTTCAACCTTTGACGAACCTGCAACGCGTCACGTCGCCGTTTCGGAAATGGTTATTGAAAAGGCCAAGCGTCTGGTCGAACACAAGCGTGACGTTGTTATCCTGTTGGACTCGATCACCCGTCTGGGCCGTGCGTTCAACACCGTCGTGCCGTCGTCGGGCAAGGTTCTGACCGGTGGTGTGGATGCCAACGCGCTGCAACGCCCCAAGCGTTTCTTTGGTGCGGCACGCAACATCGAAGAGGGCGGTAGCCTGACCATCATCGCCACTGCTCTGATCGATACCGGCAGCCGGATGGACGAGGTGATCTTTGAAGAATTCAAAGGTACGGGTAACTCGGAAATCGTGCTGGATCGCAAGATTGCAGACAAACGCGTGTTCCCGGCCATTGACATCTTGAAATCCGGGACGCGAAAAGAAGAACTGCTGGTGGATAAGATTGACCTGGCAAAAACCTTTGTTCTGCGCCGTATTCTGAACCCGATGGGTACGACGGATGCAATCGAGTTCCTGATTTCCAAGTTGAAGCAGACCAAGACCAACTCGGATTTCTTCGATTCCATGAACACCTGA
- a CDS encoding CopD family protein, with protein sequence MSDILSNWYPYIKAMHIMSVIAWMAGLFYLPRLFVHHIETAGLQGPSHDLFIIMEDKLLRVIMNPAMISTWLFGIFLVMIPGIVNWDMVWPWTKAIAVLAMTVFHMWLAGQRRKFVAGKRLKTGRTYRMMNELPTVLMVVIVLSVVVKF encoded by the coding sequence ATGTCCGATATTCTGAGCAACTGGTATCCCTACATCAAGGCAATGCACATCATGTCAGTGATTGCGTGGATGGCAGGGCTGTTTTACCTGCCACGGCTGTTTGTCCATCACATCGAGACTGCAGGCCTGCAGGGCCCCAGCCACGATTTGTTCATAATCATGGAAGACAAGCTTCTACGTGTAATCATGAACCCGGCGATGATATCGACTTGGCTTTTTGGTATCTTTTTGGTGATGATACCCGGGATAGTAAATTGGGACATGGTCTGGCCCTGGACCAAAGCGATCGCGGTACTGGCGATGACCGTATTCCACATGTGGTTGGCAGGGCAACGGCGCAAGTTTGTCGCGGGCAAGCGCCTGAAAACTGGTCGCACCTACCGGATGATGAACGAGCTACCAACAGTTCTGATGGTTGTGATTGTGCTGTCTGTGGTGGTGAAGTTCTGA